The following coding sequences lie in one Zingiber officinale cultivar Zhangliang chromosome 2B, Zo_v1.1, whole genome shotgun sequence genomic window:
- the LOC122045496 gene encoding uncharacterized protein LOC122045496, translating into MESLHRHRSPGSNRFLGVFFPSPPAHEAADAAVELHESDVLWTSTAEGPPPSASPSGDALLSPSSRVPLRRPPDRKFGILAALPEDDASDSPSSVVAVGPHLIRRKPSISSASSSASNSPSPASAAAARMIPSIQKPKPSGRAQQTHSLPVNVPVIPRRSRRFETEENGGVGDGNVNDHEMLPPHEIVARSSGRGSPKTTFSVLEGAGRTLKGRDLRRVRDAVFRQTGFLD; encoded by the coding sequence ATGGAGAGCCTCCACCGCCACCGATCCCCAGGCTCCAACCGTTTCCTTGGCGTCTTCTTCCCGTCTCCTCCCGCCCACGAAGCCGCGGACGCCGCCGTGGAACTCCACGAATCCGACGTCTTGTGGACCTCCACCGCAGAAGGCCCTCCTCCGTCCGCATCGCCGAGCGGCGATGCCCTCCTCTCCCCTTCCTCCCGGGTCCCCCTCCGCCGCCCTCCAGACCGCAAGTTCGGAATCCTCGCCGCGCTCCCGGAGGATGACGCGAGTGACTCCCCCTCCTCCGTTGTCGCCGTTGGCCCTCATCTCATCCGGAGGAAACCGTCGATTTCTTCCGCGTCCTCCTCGGCTTCCAATTCCCCGTCGCCCGCTTCCGCGGCCGCTGCGCGGATGATCCCCTCGATTCAGAAGCCGAAGCCGAGCGGTAGAGCGCAACAAACTCACTCACTTCCGGTCAATGTGCCGGTTATTCCTCGGAGATCGAGACGATTCGAGACGGAGGAAAATGGTGGAGTCGGTGACGGAAACGTGAATGATCACGAGATGCTGCCGCCTCACGAGATCGTTGCCAGGAGCAGTGGGAGGGGGTCGCCCAAGACAACCTTCTCGGTTCTGGAAGGAGCCGGGAGGACGCTCAAAGGAAGAGATCTGCGGCGCGTCCGTGATGCTGTTTTTAGGCAGACGGGGTTTCTCGATTGA